GCCGGCCTTTCCGGGGTACATGCTCTCACCCGCGCCGTGCAGTTCGATCAGGCGCGCCACGACGTCCTCGTCGGCGGAGTTGATGACGGCGTCGGCGCCGATCTGCAGCGCCTTGTCCAGGCGGCCGGGGAGCAGGTCCACGACGACGACATGGCTCACGCCAAGGGATTTGAAGGCCAGTGTGGCGCCGAGTCCTATCGGCCCGGCGCCGAACACCACCACCTTGTCCGAGGGTTTGGGTCGGCAGCGGTTGGCGCCGTGGCGCGCGACGGCCATCGGCTCGTTGAGCGCGGCCACCTCCCACGGGATGTGGTCGGGGATGACCTCGAGACTCGTTCCGCGCACGGCGTTTTCGATGAGCAGGTAATCGGCGAGCGCGCCGCTGGGCCCGCCGTTGCCGATGATGCCACCGGGGGCGGCCATCGGGTTGATGACGACGTGGTCGCCGACGGCCAGGCCGCTCACCTGCTCGCCGACCTCGGCGATCTCCCCGGCGGGCTCGTGTCCGAGCGGCGTGTGCCCCTGCCGCGGGGGCAGCCCGCCGATGCTGATGTAGAATGCGTCCGAACCGCAGATGCCGCAGGCGCACATCCGCACCAGTACGTCGGTGGGGCCCACCGTGGGACGCTCGGCGTCGAGCACCTCGGCCTTGCCCGGGCCGGTGACCACGGATGCTTTCACGGCGCGCCCTCCAGTTCGATGTCGAAGGTCTCCAGATACTCGGCGAAGACCGGCTCGAGCGCCTCGACGGTCAGGCCGTATTCGTCGAGGCGATACGCGTTGAGCGCGAAGCGGTCCTGCGGGTGCTCGGCGAGCCAATTGCGCATGCGCCCTTCGGTTGCGGCGGGCAGCGGTTCGTCGGCCCAGTCGTAGATGCGCCGCATGACGTCCATCGGGTCGCGCATCATCTCGTGGTAGTACATGTGGAAGAAGCGTTCGTCGCCGATGCGCTCGCGGGCTCGCAGCGGCCGTTCGACGTGGTAGCGCATCTGCCACTTCGCGAGCTCGCCCATGTCCGTCTGGTCGACGAGGTCGGTGTTCATCACCAGGCTCTGGGGCAGCCGCCACAGGTTGCACAGCGACCCGGTCGCCTTGTACGGATCGCGGTGCGCCCAGATCAGCCGGGCGTCGGGAAACACCTTGAGCAGCGCCTCGATGTGCACGGAATGCGAGGGCATCTTCAGGCTCCAGTTGCCCGGCGCGGTGGACTGCAGGACCTGCAGGTAGCGCTTCTGATACTCGTAGGTGCTGCTCATGTCGGCCTCGTCGAACAGCCACCGCGCGTAGCGATCCGTCGGCAGGAACGAGTCCCAGGACAGGCCTTTGAAGTCCTGGTTGTGGATGAACATGTCCTCGGTGGGGCCGTCGGCGTCTTCCCAGTGCGGCAGCGGCATTTTCGCCTGGGTGACCAGTTCGAGGATCTTGCGCTGCTCCTCCAGCAGGCTCAGGCAACGCGGGTCGGTGCGCAGCGTCTCGGTGGAAGCCGGCGGGATCGGATCCACGCACTGCCAGTGCAGCAGCGAGCGCCGGGCCGGATCCTGGTCGAGCAGGTAGCTGATCACGGTGGTGCCGGTGCGCGGCATGCCGAGCACGATCAGTGGCCGCTCGACGGGCGTGTCCACTACGTCCGGGTGTGTGGTGATGTAGTCGTGGACCTGCATGCGGCGCCCGAGGGCGTTGGTGGCGTCGTCGAGGACGCGTTCACGGCCGAACGGCGTGAACGCCGGCGAGCTGTTGAGCTCGTCGAGCATGATCGCCAGCCCGTCTCGCCAAGAGTCGGAATCGATTTCGCTCAGGCCGGTGCGCTGCGCGGCCAGCTTGAAGACGTCGTCGGTGGTCGAGATGTCGTCGAAATCACCCATGGTTCAGACCGTCAGGTATCCGCCGTCGACGGCGATGGTGGTGCCGGTGATGTACGAGGCGGCGTCGGTGCACAGGAACAGCGCCGCGCCGGCGCAGTCCTGCGGCGTGCCGGGCCGTCCGAGGGGCGTGTGGAAGCCGATCTCGATGTCCATCACCTCGGGAATTCCCATGGCCGGATGGGTCATTCGGGTGTCGATGAGCCCGGGCGCGATGGCGTTGACCCGGATTCCGTCGTTGGCCCACCGCCGCGAGAGGTTCATCGTCAGGGCGATCAGGCCCATCTTCGAGGAGGCGTAGCCGGGGACGAACACGGCGGAGCGGAACGCGGACATCGATACGACGCTGACGACGCTCGCCCCGCCGGGGGCTTGGCTGGACTTGAGGCGGTCGTGGCAGCGCATGGTCAGCCGCATCGGGCCGAGCATGTTTTGCGTCACCGACGCGACGTAGCCGTCCGGGTCGTATTCGTCGCCAGCGGGATAGGGGCCGCCCGCGTTGTTGACCAGGATGTCCAGCTCGCCAAGCGAGTCCGCCAGGGCGTCAACCGATTCCGGATCCTGAATCTGACACTGGCGGTAGGTGTATGCGTTCAGATCCGTCTCGGGATAGTCCGCGGCGGACCCACGGGTGCCGGTCACCGTGACGGCGGCGCCCGCGCCGGCGAATGCGGCGGCGATGGCGTTGCCGATGCCGCTGGTGCCGCCGGTCACCAGCACGTGGGCGCCGGTGAAATCGAAGTTGACGGTGTTCATTCGGGCGACCTCAGTTCGTCGATGGATTTGGTGAGCCAGGCTTTTTCCCAGAAGTTCTCGGTGTCGGCCAACAGCGCTTCGTGGGCGTCGGCGGCGACCGCGCGTGCCGCCGCGTGCAACGGCTGGGCGGCCAGGATCAGGTCGGTGAGATGGATGGCCTGCACCGGTCTTCCGGCGGACACGTGCGCGCGGGCCGCGTCCACGAGCGCGTCGGCGCCGGCCGCGCTCACCACGTCGGCCGCGATGGAATCCGGTGGGATCCCATAGAGTTCGGTGGTGGAGCGATGCCGGAACCACCCGGTGTACATCTCCCAGATGGCCCGCACATTCCACGAAGTCTTGCCGTAGCCTTCGCCGATGTCGAGATGTTCGGGCACCGAGACCTCGCGCATCGCGGTGTGGATGTCGGCGCCGGAGTTCATCAGCTCGGCGGTGCGGTCGTGCACGGCCTGCATGGCGTCCCGCATCGCGGTGACTTCCTCCGCGATGCGATCGGCGCCCTCGATGGGGTCGAAGTGGCCGGTGATCAGCCGCTGCGGGCCGTATTCGAGCACGGTATTCAACGACTCGATGTAGAGGATCGGATCGCGGTAACGATCGCCGCGGATGGTCATCAGGTTCGGCACATGCCCGAACAGCGGTCCGAACAGGTTGCCGCTGAACAGGATCCGGTCCTCGGGCAGCCACATTACCAGCGCGTCGGTGGTCTCGCCGCCCGGCGTCCACGCGAGCTCGAAGGGGCGCCCGCCGACGGTGATGCTGTGGCGCTGGTCGAACGTCGTCGTCGGCTCGGGAAACGAGAAGTCGATGGTCGCGGGGTCGATGGTCCTGAAGTGCTCGAGCACCGCGTCGGAGAACTTCTGGAAGGCGAACGACGTCTTGGGCACGCGATAGCCCATGAGCAGCGTGTTGTCGTCGCGCCAGTACCGATAGTTGCGGTGCATCACCACGTTCGTGCCCTCGTCGCGCAGTGAATTCACCCCGCCCCAATGGTCGGCGTGCCCCTGGGTGACGACGATGGCCCGCGTCGGGCCGGGCACATCGACAAAAGCCTTGCGGTGCAACGGTCCTTCGAAGACCAGCCCGCTGTTGACGATGACCCGCCCCTCGTCGGTGGCCACCGCGTAGGTGTTGGAGACACCCGGCGACATCCAGATGCCGTCGTCAAGCGGTGTCGCGGGGGCGTCCGTCGCCGCCGAGAGGTCGCCGGCTCCGGGCCGCTCCCGATGAATCCCAGCCATGACTGGCGATCCTCTACAGTTCTAGAGGTAAAGTCAATATCCATGGGATTGCAGGGTCTGACCGACAAGGTGGTGGTCGTGGTCGGCGGCGCCACGGGCATCGGTGCGGCGACGGCCGCCCGCCTCGCCGAGGAAGGGTGCCGAGTGATCGTCGGCGACGTCGCCGCCGAGGCCGCGCGGCAGACGGCCGAACGCATCGCCGCCGGCGGCGGCACGGCGACGCACGTGGCCTTCGACCTGGCGGACCCAGCGTCGGTCTCCGGGCTGATCGACGCCGCCGCAACGACTTTCGGCGGTGTGGACCTGCTGTTCAACGTGGGCGCCGACATGAGCACCATCCGCGTCGACACCGACGTGGTGGACATCGATTTCGGCGTCTGGGACCGGGTGATGGCGGTCAACCTGCGCGGGTACGTGGCCGCGATGAAATACGCCATCCCGAAAATGCTGGACCGCGGCGGCGGGGCGATCGTCAACATGTCGTCGGCGGCGGCGTTCCAGGGAGAGTCCGCGCGCCCGGCCTATGCCACCGCGAAGGCCGGCATCGGTGCGCTCACCCGCCACGTCGCGTCGCGGTGGGGGAAGGACAACATCCGGTGCAACGCGGTCGCGCCCGGGTTCACCGCGACCGAGACCATCCGCTCGGTGCCGCAGTGGCCGGACCTGGAGGCCTGCGCGCTCAAGCGCATTCGCGGACCGCGCGTCGGCGCTCCGGGCGACATCGCCGCGCTGGTCGCGTTCCTGCTGTCCGACGAGGGCGAGTGGATCAATGGCCAGGTGGTCAACATCGACGGCGGCACCGTCCTTCGGTGACCCATGGCCGCCAGTACGAGGTCCCGCAAACGCGACGGCGATGAACGCCGCCGCGACCTGTGCGACGCGGCGATCCGGGTGCTCGCCGAGCACGGATCCCGCGGACTCACCCACGGGCAGGTCGACCGCTGCGCCGGCGTCCCCGAGGGCACCACGTCCTACTACTACCGCACTCGTGCGGCCCTGCTGCGCGGCGTCGGCAAGCGGGTGGCCGAAATCGATGTCGCCAACTTGCAGTCGGTGATCGACGAGCCGGTCGACCCGGTCTCGCCGTTCGCGCACCTGGCGCGGCTCGCCATGATGCAGGCCGACGGCTCCGGGCTGATGCTCAATCGCGCGCGTCACGAGTTGCTGCTGGGCGCCGCACGCGATCCCGATCTGGCCGCGACATCGCAGGTTTTCGTCGCCCGGGTCAACGCGATGGCGCGCGATGCGATCGCTCACCTGCAGCCCGACACCCGCGATCCCGAGTTGCTGGGCGAGCAGACCGCCGCCGTCACGACGTTCATCGCCGGCATCTTCACCCGACTGGCCGCCGGTGACCGCTCCGTCGGCGACGCCGAGCAACTCACCCGCATGTTGGAAGCGGTGGCCACCGCCGTGGCGCTCGCGGCTCAGCGACGTTAGGTGGCGGGGACGCCGGCCGGCGCGAAGCCGCCCGCGGGTGCGGTTACGGATATTGGAAACGTATAGCGAAATCCATTGTGTCACTGTGGTTTCTGTGGTCACAATACGGGGCTTTCTGTCGGTGGGTGTCGTTAGTTTGGCGGTGTGAGTTCAAGTAGTCAGGCTGAGGTCGATGCGGTGTTCGATGCGCTCGATGCCGAGGTGGACCGCGCCTGCGCGTTGGTGCTTGATGCGTTGACCATCCAGCAGCAGCTGGCGGTGTTGGAGCGCTGTGAACGGCTGCGCCGGCGCCTTCCGGTCATCGAGCATCCGCTGCTCAATTCCCTTGCCCGCCAGGTCCCCTCCCAAGAACTGGGCGCCGGGCTCTCCCACGCGTTGACCGAGCGCACCCTGATCAGCCGCAACGAAGCCTCCCGGCGCATCAAAGAAGCCGCCGATCTAGGTCAACGCCATGGCCTAACCGGTGAACCCATGCCGCCCGCCCTGGCCGCCACCGCCGCCGCCCAACGCGCCGGCACCCTGGGTGCTGGCCAGGTGGCGGTGATCCGCAACTTCTACCACCACCTACCCGGCTGGGTCAGCGCCGCGGCCCGCGAGGTCGCCGAAGCCCAACTGGCCGAGCTCGGCACCCAATTCGGCCCCGAACACCTCAAAGAGCTGGCCCGCGCGCTCACCAACACCCTCAACCCCGATGGCATCTTCACCGATGAGGACCGCGCCCGCCAGCGCGGCCTGATCCTGGGCAACCAACAGCCCGATGGCATGTCGGCGCTGCGGGGCCTGATCACCCCCGAGCTACGCGCCACCCTGGAAGCCGTGGAAGCCAAACTCGGCGCCCCAGGCATGTGCAACCCCGGCGACCAGACCCCCTGCGTGGATGGCACGCCCAACCAAGCCGCCATCGACGCCGACACCCGCTCGCGCGCCCAACGCCACCACGACGCCCTGCTGGCCGCGCTGCGCGCGCTGCTGGCCTCCGGGAAGCTGGGCCAGCACAACGGGTTACCGGCCTCCATCATCGTCACCACCACATTGGCCGAACTGCAGGCCGCCGCCGGGCGCGGCTTTACCGGTGGGGGCACGATTTTGCCGATGAGTGATGTGATCCGCCTGGGCCGCCACGCCAACCACTACCTGGCGATCTTCGACAAAGGCAACGCCCTGGCCCTGTATCACACCAAACGGCTGGCCTCACCCGGGCAGCGGATTGTGTTGTACGGCAAGGACCGCGGCTGCACCGCGCCGGGCTGCACCGCATCGGGCTACTACTGCGAAGTCCACCACGTCACCGACTACGCCAGCTGCCACACCACCGACATCAACGACCTCACCTTCGCCTGCGGCCCCCATCACCGCCTCATCAAACCCGGCGGCTGGAGCACCCGCAAAAACGCCAAAGGCGACACCGAATGGAAACCCCCACCAGAATTCGACCGCGGCCAACCCCACACCAACACCTACCACCACCCCGAAAAACTCCTGCGCGCCGACGACGACGACGAAGCCGACAATCACGGGGCCGCATGACCCACGCCCGGGGCGCTAGAGAAGCCGTGCCTGCTCGGGCTCCGGCTCGGCCGGCTCGAGTAGCTGCGGGCCGTTGTTGCGCACGCTGTTGACCAGCGTCGACACTTCGCGCGTGCGGATGGCGCGCACGTCGGGCGCGCGGGCCAGCAGTCTTTCGTCGATCGGGGCGTCGGGATCGAGCCACCGGTCCCAGTCGCGCTCCGGCATCACCAACGGCATCCGATCGTGGATCTGCGCGAGCTCGCCGGGCGCATCGGTGGTGATGATCGTGCAGCTCAGCAGTGGCGACGCGTCCTTGGCGGGTTTCCACACCGACCACAGGCCCGCCATGAACAGCGGCTCGCCGTCCTCGCGGTACATGAAAAAGGGTGTCTTGCGCGACTTCTTGCCCGCCGCGGCGTCGGAATTGACCCGCCATTCGTAGTAGCCGTCCATCGGGATCAGGCAGCGCTTGGACTTGGCGCTGGTCCGGAAAGCGGGCGAGCTGGTGACCTTGTCTGCGCGGGCATTGATCAGCATCGGCCCCTTGGTCTCGGGCGCGCCGTCGGCGCCGGCCTTGGCCCACGGTGGTACCAGACCCCAACGCATCAGCCGCACCCGCCGCGTCGGCGCGTCCTCGGGTTCGGAATGCCGGCTGACCACGGCCGCGATGGTCGACGTCGGAGCCACGTTGTAGTTCGGCGCGCTCGAATCGGCGTCGGCGCCGGTGGCCTCGTCGATCGCCTTGATCTTCTGGGCCAGCAGGGCCGGGTCGGTGGTGACCGCGAACCGTCCGCACATACCTCCATGGTGGCAGAGCCACCGAACTCCTATTGGTGGCAGCAACCGGTAACAGGCGATGATGGACCGGTGAATACGTGGCCGGCCCCCCAGGCACCGCTACCGGTGCACGCGACCGTGACCGTTCCCGGTTCGAAATCGCAGACCAACCGGACCCTGGTGCTGGCGGCGCTGGCGGCCGCCCAGGGGCAGGGCGCCCCCATGATCAGCCGGGCACTGCGCAGCCGGGACACCGATTTGATGATCGGCGCACTGGGCACGCTGGGCTTGCGCGTCGACGGCGACGGGACGGAGTTGACGGTCAGCGGCCGCGTATCGCCGGAACCGATGGCCCAGGTCGATTGCGGCCTGGCGGGCACGGTGCTGCGGTTCGTCCCGCCGCTGGCGGCGCTCGCCGAATCGATCGTCGAGTTCGACGGCGACGAGCAGGCCAGGGCGCGGCCGATCGCGCCGCTGCTCGACGCGCTGCGCGGGTTGGGTGTGCGGATCGACGGCTCGGGCCTGCCGTTCCGGGTCCTGGGCACCGGTGCGATCACCGGGGGCACCGTCGAGATCGACGCCTCGGCCTCGTCGCAGTTCGTCTCCGGGTTGCTGTTGTGCGCGGCGTCTTTCGCCGAGGGGCTCACGGTGCGGCACACCGGTTCGGCGCTGCCGTCGGCGCCGCACATCGCGATGACGGTGATGATGCTGCGCCAGGCCGGCGTCGACGTCGACGACTCCGTTCCCAACCGCTGGCAGGTGCGGCCCGGACCGGTCGCGGCCCGGCACTGGGAGGTCGAGCCGGACCTGACCAACGCAGTTCCGTTTCTTGCAGCGGCCGTGGTCACCGGCGGCGCGGTGCGCATCACCGGGTGGCCGGCGAACAGCGTGCAGCCCGCCGACCAGATCCTGGACGTGTTGGGCAAGCTGAATGCCATTGTCAACCAACATGATTCGTACCTGGAGGTGCGCGGCTCCGGGGAGTACGGCGGTTTTGACGTCGACCTGCGCGCGGTCGGCGAGCTCACCCCGTCGGTGGCCGCCCTGGCGGCGCTGGCGACCCCGGGCTCGGTGTCCCGGCTGTCCGGCATCGCCCACCTGCGCGGCCATGAGACCGATCGGCTCGCCGCGCTGAGCGCCGAAATCAACCGCCTGGGCGGCGATTGCACCGAAACGCCCGACGGCCTGGAGATCACCGCGACACCGCTGCGACCGGGCGTCTGGCGTGCGTACGCCGACCACCGGATGGCGATGGCGGGCGCGATCGTCGGGCTGCGGGTGGC
The sequence above is drawn from the Mycobacterium marseillense genome and encodes:
- the aroA gene encoding 3-phosphoshikimate 1-carboxyvinyltransferase, whose amino-acid sequence is MNTWPAPQAPLPVHATVTVPGSKSQTNRTLVLAALAAAQGQGAPMISRALRSRDTDLMIGALGTLGLRVDGDGTELTVSGRVSPEPMAQVDCGLAGTVLRFVPPLAALAESIVEFDGDEQARARPIAPLLDALRGLGVRIDGSGLPFRVLGTGAITGGTVEIDASASSQFVSGLLLCAASFAEGLTVRHTGSALPSAPHIAMTVMMLRQAGVDVDDSVPNRWQVRPGPVAARHWEVEPDLTNAVPFLAAAVVTGGAVRITGWPANSVQPADQILDVLGKLNAIVNQHDSYLEVRGSGEYGGFDVDLRAVGELTPSVAALAALATPGSVSRLSGIAHLRGHETDRLAALSAEINRLGGDCTETPDGLEITATPLRPGVWRAYADHRMAMAGAIVGLRVAGVEVDDIGATTKTLPDFPRLWARMLSAQEEHGM
- a CDS encoding SDR family NAD(P)-dependent oxidoreductase, with product MNTVNFDFTGAHVLVTGGTSGIGNAIAAAFAGAGAAVTVTGTRGSAADYPETDLNAYTYRQCQIQDPESVDALADSLGELDILVNNAGGPYPAGDEYDPDGYVASVTQNMLGPMRLTMRCHDRLKSSQAPGGASVVSVVSMSAFRSAVFVPGYASSKMGLIALTMNLSRRWANDGIRVNAIAPGLIDTRMTHPAMGIPEVMDIEIGFHTPLGRPGTPQDCAGAALFLCTDAASYITGTTIAVDGGYLTV
- a CDS encoding HNH endonuclease signature motif containing protein produces the protein MSSSSQAEVDAVFDALDAEVDRACALVLDALTIQQQLAVLERCERLRRRLPVIEHPLLNSLARQVPSQELGAGLSHALTERTLISRNEASRRIKEAADLGQRHGLTGEPMPPALAATAAAQRAGTLGAGQVAVIRNFYHHLPGWVSAAAREVAEAQLAELGTQFGPEHLKELARALTNTLNPDGIFTDEDRARQRGLILGNQQPDGMSALRGLITPELRATLEAVEAKLGAPGMCNPGDQTPCVDGTPNQAAIDADTRSRAQRHHDALLAALRALLASGKLGQHNGLPASIIVTTTLAELQAAAGRGFTGGGTILPMSDVIRLGRHANHYLAIFDKGNALALYHTKRLASPGQRIVLYGKDRGCTAPGCTASGYYCEVHHVTDYASCHTTDINDLTFACGPHHRLIKPGGWSTRKNAKGDTEWKPPPEFDRGQPHTNTYHHPEKLLRADDDDEADNHGAA
- a CDS encoding alkyl sulfatase dimerization domain-containing protein, with protein sequence MAGIHRERPGAGDLSAATDAPATPLDDGIWMSPGVSNTYAVATDEGRVIVNSGLVFEGPLHRKAFVDVPGPTRAIVVTQGHADHWGGVNSLRDEGTNVVMHRNYRYWRDDNTLLMGYRVPKTSFAFQKFSDAVLEHFRTIDPATIDFSFPEPTTTFDQRHSITVGGRPFELAWTPGGETTDALVMWLPEDRILFSGNLFGPLFGHVPNLMTIRGDRYRDPILYIESLNTVLEYGPQRLITGHFDPIEGADRIAEEVTAMRDAMQAVHDRTAELMNSGADIHTAMREVSVPEHLDIGEGYGKTSWNVRAIWEMYTGWFRHRSTTELYGIPPDSIAADVVSAAGADALVDAARAHVSAGRPVQAIHLTDLILAAQPLHAAARAVAADAHEALLADTENFWEKAWLTKSIDELRSPE
- a CDS encoding TetR/AcrR family transcriptional regulator; translation: MAASTRSRKRDGDERRRDLCDAAIRVLAEHGSRGLTHGQVDRCAGVPEGTTSYYYRTRAALLRGVGKRVAEIDVANLQSVIDEPVDPVSPFAHLARLAMMQADGSGLMLNRARHELLLGAARDPDLAATSQVFVARVNAMARDAIAHLQPDTRDPELLGEQTAAVTTFIAGIFTRLAAGDRSVGDAEQLTRMLEAVATAVALAAQRR
- a CDS encoding sulfotransferase family protein gives rise to the protein MGDFDDISTTDDVFKLAAQRTGLSEIDSDSWRDGLAIMLDELNSSPAFTPFGRERVLDDATNALGRRMQVHDYITTHPDVVDTPVERPLIVLGMPRTGTTVISYLLDQDPARRSLLHWQCVDPIPPASTETLRTDPRCLSLLEEQRKILELVTQAKMPLPHWEDADGPTEDMFIHNQDFKGLSWDSFLPTDRYARWLFDEADMSSTYEYQKRYLQVLQSTAPGNWSLKMPSHSVHIEALLKVFPDARLIWAHRDPYKATGSLCNLWRLPQSLVMNTDLVDQTDMGELAKWQMRYHVERPLRARERIGDERFFHMYYHEMMRDPMDVMRRIYDWADEPLPAATEGRMRNWLAEHPQDRFALNAYRLDEYGLTVEALEPVFAEYLETFDIELEGAP
- a CDS encoding SOS response-associated peptidase, producing MCGRFAVTTDPALLAQKIKAIDEATGADADSSAPNYNVAPTSTIAAVVSRHSEPEDAPTRRVRLMRWGLVPPWAKAGADGAPETKGPMLINARADKVTSSPAFRTSAKSKRCLIPMDGYYEWRVNSDAAAGKKSRKTPFFMYREDGEPLFMAGLWSVWKPAKDASPLLSCTIITTDAPGELAQIHDRMPLVMPERDWDRWLDPDAPIDERLLARAPDVRAIRTREVSTLVNSVRNNGPQLLEPAEPEPEQARLL
- a CDS encoding SDR family NAD(P)-dependent oxidoreductase; the protein is MGLQGLTDKVVVVVGGATGIGAATAARLAEEGCRVIVGDVAAEAARQTAERIAAGGGTATHVAFDLADPASVSGLIDAAATTFGGVDLLFNVGADMSTIRVDTDVVDIDFGVWDRVMAVNLRGYVAAMKYAIPKMLDRGGGAIVNMSSAAAFQGESARPAYATAKAGIGALTRHVASRWGKDNIRCNAVAPGFTATETIRSVPQWPDLEACALKRIRGPRVGAPGDIAALVAFLLSDEGEWINGQVVNIDGGTVLR
- a CDS encoding zinc-dependent alcohol dehydrogenase, producing the protein MKASVVTGPGKAEVLDAERPTVGPTDVLVRMCACGICGSDAFYISIGGLPPRQGHTPLGHEPAGEIAEVGEQVSGLAVGDHVVINPMAAPGGIIGNGGPSGALADYLLIENAVRGTSLEVIPDHIPWEVAALNEPMAVARHGANRCRPKPSDKVVVFGAGPIGLGATLAFKSLGVSHVVVVDLLPGRLDKALQIGADAVINSADEDVVARLIELHGAGESMYPGKAGTNIYLDAAGVPAVVNTALAAAQRGATVGIVGVHKEPVPVDLINVMSNEITLLGSMGYPDEIFEVTKDLVANWEKYALIVSHTIGFGDVGEALELAQTPGAADKVVVTFG